The proteins below come from a single candidate division WOR-3 bacterium genomic window:
- a CDS encoding bifunctional 3,4-dihydroxy-2-butanone-4-phosphate synthase/GTP cyclohydrolase II yields MLARIEDAIKDIKKGKTVIVVDDESRENEGDFIIAASKITSHLINFMAQHGRGLICATLLPDRLKELNIPIMVDEITALHGTQFTVSVDAKKGTTTGSSAFDRARTIKVLVDKKTKPDDLARPGHIFPLRAVEGGVLRRAGHTEASVDLARIAGFYPAGVLCEIMDDDGRMARMPALRKIGRRFNLKIISIKDLIQYRQKKERLVERILETNLPTKYGDFCLILYEDKINHDHHIALVLGDIKGKENLYVRVHSQCLTGDVFRSLRCDCGDQMEQALKLIAKHRRGVFLYMRQEGRGIGLLNKLRAYNLQDKGLDTVEANLALGFPADLRDYGIGAQILVDLGLSSIVLLTNNPKKIIGLEGYGLTVAKQVPIFAVHSRNVDYLRAKRYKLGHLIPDSIFEKEKIAGRKKK; encoded by the coding sequence ATGTTAGCCCGTATCGAAGATGCAATAAAAGACATCAAAAAAGGCAAGACTGTAATCGTCGTTGATGATGAAAGTCGTGAAAATGAGGGCGATTTCATCATTGCCGCCAGCAAGATTACATCCCATTTGATCAATTTCATGGCGCAGCACGGACGCGGTTTGATATGTGCGACATTGTTACCCGATAGGTTGAAAGAGCTGAATATCCCTATCATGGTTGATGAAATAACCGCCCTCCATGGCACTCAGTTCACGGTGAGCGTGGATGCAAAGAAGGGCACAACAACAGGGAGTTCTGCATTTGACCGTGCCAGGACTATCAAGGTCCTGGTTGACAAGAAGACAAAACCCGATGACCTGGCAAGACCAGGACACATTTTCCCGTTGCGAGCCGTTGAAGGCGGGGTATTGAGAAGGGCGGGTCACACCGAGGCGAGTGTTGACCTTGCCCGCATCGCTGGTTTCTATCCGGCTGGCGTGCTATGCGAGATTATGGATGACGACGGCAGGATGGCCAGGATGCCTGCTTTAAGAAAAATAGGCCGGAGATTCAATCTTAAGATCATCAGCATCAAAGACTTAATCCAATACCGGCAGAAAAAGGAGAGGCTCGTTGAGCGCATTCTCGAGACGAATCTGCCTACTAAATACGGTGATTTCTGTCTGATTCTGTATGAAGATAAAATAAACCACGATCATCATATTGCGTTGGTGCTCGGAGACATAAAGGGTAAGGAGAACTTGTATGTTCGCGTTCACTCTCAGTGCCTGACCGGCGATGTCTTTCGATCATTGAGATGTGACTGCGGTGATCAGATGGAGCAGGCGCTCAAATTGATTGCCAAACACAGGCGCGGTGTCTTTCTATATATGCGTCAGGAAGGCAGGGGGATCGGATTGCTGAACAAGCTCAGGGCTTATAATCTGCAAGACAAAGGACTCGATACTGTTGAAGCGAATCTGGCTCTTGGCTTTCCCGCCGATTTGCGCGATTACGGTATCGGAGCACAAATTCTTGTCGATTTAGGGTTGTCATCTATCGTTCTGCTGACTAATAACCCGAAGAAGATCATCGGTTTGGAGGGCTATGGTCTCACCGTAGCAAAGCAGGTGCCAATCTTTGCAGTGCATAGCCGCAATGTTGATTATCTGAGAGCAAAGAGATATAAGCTCGGGCACTTGATACCGGATTCAATCTTCGAAAAGGAAAAAATCGCCGGACGCAAGAAAAAATGA
- the phoU gene encoding phosphate signaling complex protein PhoU — MDRHFDEELQNVKKKLVEMAASVEESITESLDALKNKDLKMAGEIRDLDHRIDKLEILVEDMCIELIARHQPVGRDLRFLIGAIKMNNDLERMGDHSVNIADCIKYVIEAPAIDQITNIWTMAKIVKEMLRDSVQSFIDNDAAKAQKVCERDSVVDAMRNETIRILVTHMLQEPKKIESAIQYMLVAKNLERIADLSTNICEDVVYIAQARVIKHHAENEKA; from the coding sequence ATGGATCGACACTTTGATGAAGAACTGCAGAACGTTAAGAAGAAACTCGTGGAAATGGCAGCATCGGTGGAAGAGTCAATTACCGAATCATTGGACGCGTTGAAGAATAAGGATTTAAAGATGGCCGGCGAAATTCGTGATCTCGACCATAGGATCGACAAATTGGAGATTCTGGTAGAGGATATGTGCATTGAGTTGATCGCCCGCCACCAGCCAGTGGGTAGAGACCTGCGGTTTCTGATCGGCGCGATCAAGATGAACAATGATCTGGAGCGAATGGGCGATCATTCTGTGAACATCGCGGATTGCATAAAATACGTAATTGAAGCTCCTGCCATTGACCAGATTACGAATATCTGGACAATGGCCAAGATCGTCAAGGAAATGCTGCGTGATAGTGTCCAGAGCTTCATAGATAACGATGCTGCAAAGGCACAGAAAGTATGCGAGAGGGATAGCGTGGTCGATGCTATGCGCAATGAAACAATCCGCATTTTGGTTACACATATGCTTCAAGAGCCGAAAAAAATAGAATCAGCGATACAGTATATGCTCGTCGCGAAGAACCTCGAGCGTATTGCAGACCTTTCGACGAATATATGTGAAGACGTCGTATACATTGCCCAGGCTCGTGTCATCAAGCATCACGCCGAGAATGAAAAAGCATGA
- the pstB gene encoding phosphate ABC transporter ATP-binding protein PstB, which produces MSIRTANLSLYYQKFQALKNVSVRIKRNLITGIIGPSGCGKSTLLRVFNRMNELIEGVRITGSVLIDEEDIYSPMHDLILLRKRVGMVFQRPNAFPLSIFDNIAYGPRVWNISDKKTLREIVERSLRAVDLFDDLKDRLTDSALVLSAEKQQRLCIARLLAVEPEILLMDEPCSALDPIATGKIEELMIGLKKKYTIIIVTHNMQQAARIADDVGFMLLGELVEFDTAKRIFTDPRDKRTFDYISGRFG; this is translated from the coding sequence ATGAGCATCCGCACTGCCAATCTGAGTCTTTACTATCAAAAATTTCAGGCACTTAAGAACGTGAGTGTGCGTATCAAGCGGAATTTGATAACCGGGATCATTGGACCATCCGGCTGTGGGAAATCGACTTTGCTGCGTGTCTTCAATCGCATGAACGAATTGATCGAAGGCGTCCGGATCACCGGCAGCGTTTTGATTGACGAGGAAGATATCTATTCACCCATGCACGACCTTATCCTTCTTAGAAAAAGGGTTGGCATGGTATTTCAGAGGCCAAATGCTTTTCCGCTGTCGATCTTCGATAATATTGCATATGGGCCTCGTGTCTGGAACATCAGCGATAAGAAAACACTACGGGAGATAGTCGAGCGTTCATTGCGTGCGGTTGATCTGTTCGATGATCTGAAGGACAGGCTGACTGACTCGGCATTGGTTCTCTCGGCCGAAAAACAGCAGCGGCTCTGTATCGCACGCCTACTTGCGGTTGAGCCGGAGATTTTGTTGATGGACGAACCATGTTCTGCGCTTGACCCGATAGCCACTGGTAAGATCGAAGAACTGATGATCGGATTGAAGAAGAAATATACTATCATAATCGTAACTCACAACATGCAGCAGGCGGCACGCATTGCCGATGACGTTGGTTTCATGTTGCTGGGTGAGTTGGTAGAGTTTGACACGGCCAAGAGGATATTTACTGATCCGCGGGACAAGCGGACATTCGATTACATCAGTGGCCGATTTGGTTGA
- a CDS encoding phosphate ABC transporter ATP-binding protein: MAKISIRALCLYYNNHQALKSINLDVESKEIMAVIGPANSGKSSLLRALNRLYEIDYARITGKILLDGTDIFDIPINELRRRIGIVFATPVVLPGSIRKNLSYGPKLHRRIGKAEVEELVFNALTSANLWDEVKDRLDDSAARLSGGQQQRLCIARALAMQPEIILMDEPCSGLDPISTAKIEATMLELKKDYTFILVTNNTKQAARVSDRTAFFLLGELIEIGKTQKIFTSPADTRTDDYIRGRFG; this comes from the coding sequence ATGGCAAAAATAAGTATTCGAGCCCTTTGTCTCTACTACAATAATCACCAGGCATTAAAATCAATAAATCTTGACGTGGAGAGCAAGGAGATCATGGCGGTCATCGGCCCCGCGAACTCGGGGAAGAGTTCTCTTCTGCGGGCTTTGAATCGTTTATATGAGATCGATTACGCGCGGATCACGGGAAAAATATTGCTGGATGGAACAGACATATTCGACATTCCGATTAATGAGTTGAGGAGGAGGATCGGTATTGTGTTCGCAACACCGGTGGTCTTGCCCGGCTCGATCCGCAAGAATTTGTCATACGGGCCAAAATTGCACCGTAGAATCGGGAAGGCGGAAGTTGAAGAATTGGTCTTCAATGCCCTGACATCGGCAAATCTCTGGGATGAGGTGAAGGACCGTCTCGATGATTCTGCTGCCCGCCTGTCCGGTGGGCAGCAGCAAAGGTTGTGTATTGCCCGCGCACTAGCCATGCAGCCTGAGATAATCTTGATGGATGAGCCATGCTCAGGTCTCGATCCGATCTCGACCGCGAAGATTGAAGCTACAATGCTTGAACTCAAAAAAGATTATACTTTTATTTTGGTTACGAATAATACCAAACAGGCCGCAAGGGTATCAGACCGGACGGCATTTTTCTTATTGGGTGAATTGATTGAGATTGGAAAAACGCAAAAAATCTTTACTAGCCCTGCTGATACGAGGACCGATGATTACATACGGGGGAGATTCGGATGA
- the pstA gene encoding phosphate ABC transporter permease PstA, translating into MTFRIGPRTSQIIAYSILLLMTVIVVIVLFFIIFYVLRNGVGQLTLEFLTDKTREMGREGGILPSILGTIFITVFAILIATPLGVGSAVYLVEYTRGGVIRRIISFGADCLAGVPSIIFGLFGFIFFVITINLGWSILSGGLTLAVMIMPTIIRTSEEAIKAVPHNYREISYSLGGGKLDTIVRVVLPTALPGILTGVILGIGRAVGETAAVIFTAGSSLGLPTSIFSSTRTLAVHFYILAREGISMPKAYGTAAVLIIFILAINFIAYRLMHRFIARYY; encoded by the coding sequence ATGACGTTCCGTATTGGACCGCGCACGAGTCAGATAATCGCCTATTCAATTCTGTTGTTGATGACAGTAATTGTGGTCATCGTTCTCTTTTTCATAATTTTCTACGTACTGAGGAACGGCGTAGGGCAGTTGACCCTTGAATTCCTCACTGATAAGACGAGGGAAATGGGTAGGGAAGGTGGTATCTTACCCTCAATTCTCGGTACGATTTTCATAACCGTGTTTGCGATTCTGATCGCCACACCGCTCGGGGTCGGCAGTGCGGTTTATCTTGTCGAGTACACGCGCGGCGGTGTGATCCGTCGGATTATCAGCTTCGGAGCAGATTGTCTTGCCGGTGTGCCTTCGATAATCTTCGGTCTTTTTGGTTTCATCTTCTTCGTCATCACTATAAACCTTGGTTGGAGCATTCTGTCTGGGGGACTGACCCTCGCCGTGATGATAATGCCGACGATCATTAGAACCTCGGAGGAGGCCATCAAGGCAGTGCCACATAACTATCGTGAGATCAGTTATTCACTGGGAGGCGGCAAACTCGATACCATTGTCCGGGTCGTGCTGCCAACAGCATTGCCCGGCATACTGACCGGCGTCATCCTCGGAATCGGCCGGGCCGTCGGTGAGACCGCAGCCGTTATCTTCACCGCAGGTTCATCGTTAGGTTTGCCAACTTCGATCTTCTCGTCGACCCGTACCCTTGCCGTGCATTTCTATATTCTGGCACGTGAGGGTATATCGATGCCAAAGGCTTACGGTACGGCCGCCGTTTTGATCATCTTCATACTGGCAATAAATTTCATTGCTTACCGTTTAATGCATCGTTTCATAGCTCGGTATTATTAA
- the pstC gene encoding phosphate ABC transporter permease subunit PstC has translation MKDKIAEKVLLFVALSAILSLALITFFIFQQGIPLIFRAGLANFFSAKWAPTRAGFGILSMIIGSLMVTIGALAVGVPFGLAGAIFLAEFSSKTIQKTLKPVIELLAGIPSVVYGFIGIVILVPFIRNTFGGPGFSVLAASIILGIMILPTIVSISYDALLAVPTTYREGSYAVGATKWQTVVMLLIPAARSGIVAGIILGMGRAIGETMAVIMIAGNALKIPGSIFDSVRTLTSTIALELGYAAGDHRAALFACGSILFLIIIVLNIVAIRITGRK, from the coding sequence ATGAAAGACAAGATCGCCGAGAAAGTATTGCTATTCGTTGCACTCTCGGCAATATTGTCGCTTGCTCTCATCACTTTTTTCATATTCCAGCAGGGTATTCCACTGATATTCAGAGCTGGTCTGGCGAATTTCTTTTCTGCAAAGTGGGCGCCGACCAGGGCTGGTTTTGGGATCCTGTCGATGATCATCGGTTCGCTCATGGTCACAATTGGCGCCCTGGCAGTTGGTGTGCCTTTTGGTCTGGCCGGGGCTATCTTTCTGGCTGAGTTTTCATCAAAGACGATCCAGAAAACGCTAAAACCGGTAATTGAGTTGCTTGCCGGTATTCCATCTGTGGTCTATGGATTCATTGGTATAGTCATACTGGTACCATTCATCAGGAATACTTTTGGCGGTCCGGGATTTTCGGTCCTGGCTGCCAGTATTATATTAGGTATTATGATCCTGCCAACTATTGTGAGCATATCCTATGATGCGCTACTTGCCGTGCCCACAACCTACCGTGAGGGTTCATATGCAGTTGGTGCAACAAAGTGGCAAACCGTGGTCATGCTTTTGATACCGGCGGCACGTTCCGGCATTGTCGCAGGCATCATACTTGGTATGGGCCGGGCAATCGGTGAAACGATGGCAGTGATCATGATCGCCGGAAATGCGCTGAAGATCCCGGGTTCGATATTCGATTCGGTACGGACACTTACGTCAACGATTGCACTTGAATTAGGATACGCGGCCGGTGATCACAGGGCGGCGCTATTTGCCTGCGGTTCCATTTTGTTCCTGATCATCATAGTCCTCAATATTGTCGCAATCAGGATTACAGGTAGAAAATGA